In Tissierellales bacterium, the genomic window ATCTAGAAGTTTTTTCAAATCACAATATTTTAATAGAATGTGAGTATTCAGAGTTTAATATATTAGGTCAATCACCAGCAGAATATCCAAAACTACCATATGTAGACAAGGATAGATTTATAAATTTACCAAAAGATTTGTTTAAAACAATGATTAGACAAACTGTTTTTGCAGCAGCTCAAGATGAAACAAGACCAATACTTACAGGAGCGCTTTTAGAAGTTGAAGAAAGTTTACTAAATTTAGTAGCTCTTGATGGATATAGATTGGCATTTAAGCAAGTTGAAGTTGAAACACCTCAAGATTTAAAAGTAGTTATTCCTAGTAAAACACTAAATGAAATAAATAAAATACTTGAAGATGAGGAAGAGAATTTAGCTATTTACTTCACTACAAGTCATATTTTGTTTAATTTAGGAGATACAATTATTACATCGAGACTTTTAGATGGACAGTTTTTGAATTACAAAGACATTATAAGAACAGAGTACAAAACTCGCATAAAAGTAAAAACTAAACAACTTCAAAGTAGTATTGAAAGAGCTTCGCTTCTTGCCAAAGAGGGAAAAACTAATTTGATCAAGCTAGAAATAAAGAATGATCAAGTTATGATTCGCTCAAATTCTGACATTGGTAAGGTACAAGAGGAAGTTCCAGTAGAACTTGAAGGCGACGATATAGTGATAGCATTTAATTCAAGATATCTAATCGATGGATTAAAAGCTGTGAATTCGGAAGAGATTTACATGACATTTGTTAGCAATGTAAATCCTTGTATAGTTCATCCAATAAATGATGAAAAATATACTTATTTGATACTTCCAGTTAGAATTCCAGATTAAAGAAATATTTAATCCACTGTGGAAAACGCAAATTGCGGAAATTATCCACAGTGGATTATTTTTTTATTTTTCAAGCCAAAATGTGTATTTTGCTAAATTTAGCATCAGTTGTGGATAAATTTTGGTTATAAGATAGTTTGAATGAAAAGTCCATTCAGTGTATAATAAACGGTGGGAAGGAAGGTGCACCATGAACGAAATAAAAATCAAAACAGAATTTATTAGATTAGATCAATTATTAAAATTTGCAGATATTGCACAAACAGGAGGACACGCTAAGATATTGATTAGTGATGAGACTGTTAAAGTCAATGGAGAAATTTGTACTCAGCGTACTAAAAAGATAAGACCTGGAGATGTTGTTGAGGTTGAGGGCGAAGAATCCATTAAGATTTTAGAGCAATAACCAAAAGGGGACGGAGCGGTTGACGTGCATGTAAATGAAATTCATTTGATTCAATATAGAAATTATAGGGGATTGAAAGTTAGATTAAATCCCAAATTAAATATATTCTTAGGAAAGAACGCACAGGGGAAGACTAATTTGCTAGAAGCAATTTACCTAGGAGCAGCGGCCAAATCATTTAGGGGAAACAAAGATCAAGAAATGATTCAATTAGGTAAAAATGCTGCATATGTTGGGATTTCATATGAAGATGATTTGGGAGAGCATAAACTGGAATTTAAATTTCAAAAAGATAAGACAAAGAGGTTTAAAAGAAATGGACTAGAACTTCAAAAAACAAGTGAAATAATAGGTCATATAAATGTGGTAATATTTTCACCGGAGGATTTGAAGATAGTAAAAGAAGGTCCAATCGTTAGGCGCGCTTTTTTGAATAATGAATTATCTCAAATAAAACCTCGTTATAGATATGCGCTGTATAAATACAACAAGGTTATTCGTCAGAGAAATAATTATTTAAAGTCAATAAAATATGGCGGTAAAGATGAGGCGCTTTTGGATGTTTATGATGATCAACTAGCAGAGTACGGAAGTGATATATTAAAATTTCGAATTCAGTTCATAGATCGTTTGTCTATATTTTCAAAAAAAATTCACGAGAAGATAACACATGGGGCAGAGGGGTTAAAACTCAAATATGAAACGAGTGTTTCTTTAGATGGTGATTTAAGAGATAATCTAAAGCGAGCTTTTGTGGGAGCGCGTTTAGAAGACATAGAGAAAACTAGGACATCCGTAGGGCCACATAGAGATGATTTTTCAATATGGATAAATGATTTAGAGGCAAAAGTTTATGCATCACAGGGACAGCAAAGAACGGCAGCATTGTCTGTAAAATTAGCAGAAGTAGATCTGATGAAAGCAGAAAGTGGAGAGTATCCTATACTTTTATTAGATGATGTTTTGTCAGAACTTGATTTGAGTAGAAGACAAGATTTGATATCTGCGTTTAAAGGTATACAGACTATAGTTACTACGACAGATGATGAAGATCTTCGTGCGCTTACAGATCTAGACAAGAGCTTTTATCACATATCAGAAGGTGATATTACAAAGGTCGAGTAGGAGGTATGAAATGTATTTACACATTGGCAATGGACATATAGTTTTGAGAAGGGAAGTATTAGCTATATTGGATAAAAAAACGAGTATGGCCAGTTGTGA contains:
- the dnaN gene encoding DNA polymerase III subunit beta, producing MKLRITQPALAKAIQIVQKGISSKTTLPILTGILMEAKGDMLKLTGTDLELGIETFVPCDIEREGSVVVTANIFGEIIRKLPNSTIDLEVFSNHNILIECEYSEFNILGQSPAEYPKLPYVDKDRFINLPKDLFKTMIRQTVFAAAQDETRPILTGALLEVEESLLNLVALDGYRLAFKQVEVETPQDLKVVIPSKTLNEINKILEDEEENLAIYFTTSHILFNLGDTIITSRLLDGQFLNYKDIIRTEYKTRIKVKTKQLQSSIERASLLAKEGKTNLIKLEIKNDQVMIRSNSDIGKVQEEVPVELEGDDIVIAFNSRYLIDGLKAVNSEEIYMTFVSNVNPCIVHPINDEKYTYLILPVRIPD
- the recF gene encoding DNA replication/repair protein RecF, yielding MHVNEIHLIQYRNYRGLKVRLNPKLNIFLGKNAQGKTNLLEAIYLGAAAKSFRGNKDQEMIQLGKNAAYVGISYEDDLGEHKLEFKFQKDKTKRFKRNGLELQKTSEIIGHINVVIFSPEDLKIVKEGPIVRRAFLNNELSQIKPRYRYALYKYNKVIRQRNNYLKSIKYGGKDEALLDVYDDQLAEYGSDILKFRIQFIDRLSIFSKKIHEKITHGAEGLKLKYETSVSLDGDLRDNLKRAFVGARLEDIEKTRTSVGPHRDDFSIWINDLEAKVYASQGQQRTAALSVKLAEVDLMKAESGEYPILLLDDVLSELDLSRRQDLISAFKGIQTIVTTTDDEDLRALTDLDKSFYHISEGDITKVE
- the yaaA gene encoding S4 domain-containing protein YaaA; protein product: MNEIKIKTEFIRLDQLLKFADIAQTGGHAKILISDETVKVNGEICTQRTKKIRPGDVVEVEGEESIKILEQ